In one Halanaerobiaceae bacterium ANBcell28 genomic region, the following are encoded:
- a CDS encoding PspC domain-containing protein: protein MAKKLYRSVTDRMLGGVCGGLANYFDIDSTIVRLVFVLLFLGFGSGLLAYIIAWILIPEV, encoded by the coding sequence GTGGCAAAGAAATTGTATCGTTCTGTTACAGATAGAATGTTGGGAGGAGTATGTGGAGGCTTAGCTAATTATTTTGATATAGATTCTACTATAGTCCGCTTGGTATTTGTGTTATTGTTTTTAGGTTTTGGTTCTGGATTGTTAGCATATATTATTGCATGGATTTTAATACCTGAAGTGTAA
- a CDS encoding XTP/dITP diphosphatase encodes MKRKLLVASGNQGKVREIKKYLEDLGKNLKFEVISMNSFPQLDEVIEDGDSFRENALKKARTRAEETGLICLADDSGLLVECLNGAPGVYSARYAGEGASDADNNKKLIKELEGFSYKNRKAYFKCVMALIDLDEDIEIVVEGNCPGFIHLEPRGENGFGYDPLFFLEEYDKTMAELSLDEKNKISHRARALDKMKKEVIERYS; translated from the coding sequence GTGAAGCGTAAGTTATTAGTAGCTAGTGGTAATCAGGGTAAGGTAAGGGAAATAAAAAAATACTTAGAAGACTTAGGGAAAAATCTTAAATTTGAAGTTATTTCTATGAATTCCTTTCCTCAATTAGATGAAGTAATAGAAGATGGAGATAGTTTTCGAGAGAATGCTTTAAAAAAGGCTAGAACACGGGCTGAAGAGACAGGTCTGATATGTCTGGCTGATGATTCTGGTCTTCTTGTAGAATGTTTAAATGGAGCTCCAGGTGTTTATTCTGCTCGTTATGCAGGAGAAGGAGCAAGTGATGCTGATAATAATAAAAAACTAATTAAAGAATTAGAAGGTTTTTCATACAAAAACCGAAAAGCCTACTTTAAATGTGTTATGGCTTTAATTGATTTAGATGAAGATATTGAGATAGTTGTTGAAGGAAATTGTCCTGGTTTTATTCACTTGGAGCCTCGAGGAGAGAATGGATTTGGATATGATCCCCTTTTCTTTCTTGAAGAATATGATAAAACTATGGCTGAATTGTCACTAGATGAAAAAAATAAGATTAGTCATCGAGCTAGAGCTTTAGACAAGATGAAAAAAGAAGTAATAGAGAGATACAGCTAG
- the rph gene encoding ribonuclease PH gives MSDNRIDSRSLDEIRETKITRNYTKYAEGSVLIETGETKVLCNVSVEDSVPYFLRGQNTGWLTAEYSLLPRSTHKRSIREAARGKISGRTREIQRLIGRSLRSVIDLDKIGERTIWVDCDVIQADGGTRTASITGAYVALYDAVSYMLKEGIVDETPLTSFMAATSVGIVDGDLMLDLCYAEDSEAQVDMNVVMTEDGKMIEVQGTAEKAPFTREEMNTFIDLAEKGIKDLVSIQKLALEVE, from the coding sequence ATCATTAGACGAAATAAGGGAAACTAAAATTACCAGGAATTATACTAAATATGCAGAAGGTTCAGTATTGATTGAAACAGGAGAAACAAAAGTTTTGTGCAATGTTTCTGTTGAGGACAGTGTGCCATACTTTTTAAGAGGACAGAATACAGGCTGGTTAACTGCTGAATATTCTTTGTTGCCACGTTCAACACATAAAAGATCAATAAGAGAAGCTGCTAGAGGAAAAATCAGTGGTAGAACACGCGAAATACAGAGATTAATAGGCCGTTCTTTAAGGTCGGTAATTGATCTAGATAAAATTGGCGAAAGAACTATATGGGTGGACTGTGATGTAATTCAGGCAGATGGAGGAACGAGAACTGCTTCTATTACTGGTGCATATGTAGCCTTATATGATGCTGTTAGCTATATGCTGAAAGAAGGAATTGTAGATGAGACCCCTTTGACATCATTTATGGCAGCTACTAGTGTTGGTATTGTTGATGGGGATTTAATGCTTGATTTATGTTATGCTGAAGATTCTGAGGCACAGGTAGATATGAATGTTGTAATGACAGAAGATGGCAAGATGATAGAGGTACAAGGTACTGCTGAAAAAGCACCTTTTACTCGTGAGGAGATGAATACCTTTATAGATTTAGCTGAAAAAGGAATTAAGGACCTAGTTAGTATTCAAAAGCTAGCTCTGGAGGTTGAGTAA